The following are encoded in a window of Telopea speciosissima isolate NSW1024214 ecotype Mountain lineage unplaced genomic scaffold, Tspe_v1 Tspe_v1.0661, whole genome shotgun sequence genomic DNA:
- the LOC122648265 gene encoding zinc finger A20 and AN1 domain-containing stress-associated protein 7-like, with translation MGWKAPENPSRCANGCGFFGSPATLNLCSKCYRDFCLQQAKPSSSAITTSKTVQLQQKHPQQLSLLPSSSSGSPVEISNPTVLAGAINESSPVVVMKNNKCMSCSKKVGLLGFNCRCGSTFCSKHRYPEMHNCTFNYKVVGQEAIAKANPLVKSEKIERL, from the coding sequence ATGGGATGGAAAGCACCTGAAAACCCTTCTCGCTGTGCAAACGGATGTGGTTTCTTTGGCAGTCCAGCAACCCTTAACCTCTGTTCCAAGTGCTATAGGGATTTCTGTCTCCAACAAGCCAAACCCTCCTCCTCTGCAATAACAACTTCAAAAACTGTGCAACTGCAGCAGAAACACCCACAACAACTATCACTTCTCCCCTCATCGTCTTCTGGAAGTCCTGTTGAGATTTCTAATCCCACAGTCCTTGCCGGTGCCATTAATGAATCATCTCCGGTGGTGGTGATGAAGAATAATAAGTGTATGAGTTGCAGTAAGAAAGTAGGGTTGCTAGGGTTCAACTGTAGGTGTGGAAGTACTTTCTGCTCAAAGCACAGGTACCCTGAGATGCATAATTGTACCTTCAACTACAAGGTTGTGGGTCAAGAAGCTATTGCTAAGGCTAATCCATTGGTCAAGTCTGAAAAGATTGAGAGGTTATGA